From the genome of Bacteroides sp. MSB163, one region includes:
- a CDS encoding sodium-dependent transporter — translation MTKNDRANFGSKLGVILASAGSAVGLGNIWRFPYETGNHGGAAFILIYLACVLILGIPIMVSEFLIGRHSRANTAGAYQKLAPGTHWRWVGRMGVLAGFLILSYYSVVAGWTLEFIGEAVTDNFAGKTAADYINTFNSFSSNPWRPVIWLLLFLLATHFIIVKGVEKGIEKSAKIMMPMLFILLIILAGCSIALPGSGAGLEFLLKPEWDKVTTNVFLSAMGQAFFSLSLGMGCLCTYASYFKKDTNLTKTAFSVSIIDTFVAILAGLIIFPAAFSVGIQPDAGPSLIFITLPNVFQQAFSGVPFLAYIFSVMFYILLAVAALTSTISMHEVVTAYLHEEFHLSRKRAASFVTGGCMFLGTLCSLSLGVGKGYTLFGLNLFDLFDFVTAKIMLPLGGLCISIFTGWYLNKKIVWEEVSNNGTLKVTFYKLLIFILKFIAPIAISLIFIKELGFLKL, via the coding sequence ATGACTAAAAATGACAGAGCCAATTTTGGAAGCAAATTAGGTGTCATACTTGCTTCGGCAGGTTCCGCGGTCGGTCTGGGTAACATCTGGCGATTTCCCTATGAGACAGGTAATCACGGCGGTGCTGCGTTTATTCTCATCTACTTAGCATGTGTACTTATATTGGGAATTCCTATCATGGTATCCGAATTTCTCATCGGACGTCATTCACGCGCCAACACCGCCGGTGCTTATCAAAAACTGGCACCGGGTACACACTGGCGTTGGGTAGGTCGTATGGGAGTACTGGCAGGTTTTCTAATCTTGAGCTACTATTCCGTAGTGGCTGGCTGGACACTGGAATTCATCGGTGAAGCTGTTACCGATAACTTTGCCGGAAAAACGGCAGCCGATTATATTAATACGTTTAATTCCTTCTCTTCTAATCCTTGGCGTCCCGTTATCTGGCTGTTACTCTTTCTTCTTGCCACCCACTTCATCATCGTGAAAGGGGTGGAAAAAGGTATTGAAAAGTCTGCCAAAATTATGATGCCGATGTTATTTATTCTCTTAATCATACTGGCAGGCTGTTCCATTGCATTACCAGGCTCCGGTGCCGGTCTGGAATTTCTTCTAAAACCGGAATGGGATAAGGTAACTACCAACGTATTCCTGAGTGCCATGGGACAGGCCTTCTTCTCCCTGAGTCTGGGAATGGGATGCCTTTGCACCTATGCATCGTATTTCAAAAAAGACACGAATCTGACGAAAACTGCTTTCAGCGTCAGTATTATCGATACATTCGTCGCCATATTGGCAGGACTTATCATCTTTCCTGCTGCATTCTCGGTGGGTATTCAGCCGGATGCCGGTCCGAGTCTTATCTTCATTACACTACCCAATGTATTCCAACAGGCATTTAGCGGAGTACCTTTTTTAGCTTATATATTTTCAGTCATGTTTTATATTCTTCTGGCAGTTGCAGCACTGACTTCCACCATCTCTATGCACGAAGTGGTGACGGCTTATCTACACGAGGAATTCCACTTGAGCCGGAAACGCGCGGCAAGCTTCGTTACGGGCGGTTGTATGTTTTTGGGAACCTTATGTTCTCTTTCATTGGGAGTAGGTAAAGGATATACTCTGTTCGGCTTGAATTTATTCGACCTGTTCGACTTTGTCACAGCTAAGATCATGTTGCCGTTAGGTGGTCTGTGCATTTCTATCTTTACCGGTTGGTATCTGAATAAAAAGATTGTCTGGGAAGAAGTCAGCAACAACGGAACACTGAAAGTAACGTTCTACAAATTGCTGATTTTCATATTGAAGTTTATAGCTCCGATAGCAATTTCACTCATCTTTATTAAGGAATTGGGATTCTTGAAATTGTAG
- a CDS encoding VanZ family protein encodes MLYYIKKYPVSLLIILTVIYLSFFKPPTTDLSNIPNIDKIVHVCMYLGMSGMLWLEFLRAHQKGDSPLWHAWVGAFVCPVLFSGMVELLQEYCTTYRGGDWLDFAANTTGALIASLIGYFVLRPRMAKKQ; translated from the coding sequence ATGCTATACTATATTAAGAAATATCCGGTATCATTACTGATTATACTGACGGTAATCTATTTGTCGTTCTTTAAACCGCCTACCACCGATTTGAGCAATATTCCTAATATTGATAAAATCGTACATGTTTGTATGTATTTAGGGATGTCCGGTATGTTGTGGCTGGAATTCCTGCGGGCGCATCAAAAAGGAGATTCTCCATTGTGGCATGCGTGGGTAGGAGCGTTTGTCTGTCCGGTATTATTTAGTGGAATGGTAGAATTGTTGCAGGAATACTGCACTACTTATCGTGGAGGCGATTGGCTGGACTTTGCTGCAAATACAACAGGAGCGCTGATTGCCTCGCTGATAGGATATTTTGTATTACGTCCGCGAATGGCAAAGAAACAGTAA
- a CDS encoding UDP-N-acetylmuramoyl-tripeptide--D-alanyl-D-alanine ligase, translating to MDITTLYKIYLECTCVTTDSRNCPEGSLFIALKGDSFNGNAFAAKALESGSAYAVVDEAEHAPAGDSHYILVDNCLHTLQQLANYHRRQLGTRLIGITGTNGKTTTKELMAAVLLQKYNILYTLGNLNNHIGVPLTLLRLKPEHELGIIEMGASHPGDIKELVDIAEPDYGIITNVGKAHLEGFGSFEGVIKTKGELYDYLRERENPTVFIHHDNAFLKKIAGGLNLISYGSEDGLYISGHVTGNSPYLAFEWKAGKDGERHEVKTQLIGEYNFPNALAAITIGRFFDVEPEKIDIALAEYAPQNNRSQLKQTADNTLIIDAYNANPTSMQASISNFHNMKVENKMLILGDMRELGKNGPEEHQKIADFLTECGFKNVMLVGEQFAAAKHNFPTYPDAPAVIEALQKSKPHGKTILIKGSNGIKLSTVIDYL from the coding sequence ATGGATATCACCACCCTTTACAAAATATATCTGGAATGTACCTGTGTGACAACCGACAGCCGCAACTGCCCTGAAGGTTCTCTATTCATTGCCCTGAAAGGCGATAGTTTCAACGGGAATGCCTTCGCCGCCAAAGCATTGGAATCTGGAAGTGCATACGCAGTAGTAGACGAAGCCGAACACGCCCCGGCAGGCGATTCACATTATATATTAGTAGACAATTGCCTGCATACGCTGCAACAACTTGCCAATTACCATCGCCGCCAACTGGGCACGCGCCTCATCGGCATCACGGGCACCAATGGGAAAACCACCACCAAAGAATTAATGGCTGCCGTCCTGTTGCAGAAATATAATATACTTTATACACTGGGGAACTTGAATAACCACATCGGCGTCCCCCTCACTTTGCTACGCCTGAAACCGGAACATGAACTCGGCATCATAGAAATGGGTGCCAGCCATCCGGGAGATATCAAAGAATTAGTAGATATAGCCGAACCGGATTATGGCATCATCACCAATGTAGGTAAGGCGCATCTGGAAGGTTTCGGTTCTTTTGAAGGAGTTATCAAGACCAAAGGCGAACTGTACGATTACCTCCGCGAGCGGGAAAACCCTACAGTCTTCATTCATCACGACAACGCTTTTCTGAAAAAGATTGCCGGAGGATTAAACCTGATTTCTTATGGAAGCGAAGACGGACTATACATCAGCGGACACGTGACCGGCAATTCCCCTTATCTCGCTTTTGAATGGAAAGCAGGCAAAGACGGTGAACGCCATGAAGTGAAGACGCAACTGATTGGTGAATATAACTTCCCGAATGCGTTGGCTGCTATCACCATCGGTCGTTTCTTTGATGTGGAACCAGAAAAAATAGATATTGCTTTAGCCGAATATGCTCCACAGAATAATCGTTCGCAGTTGAAACAAACCGCAGACAATACGCTGATTATTGATGCATACAACGCTAACCCCACCAGCATGCAGGCTTCCATCAGCAACTTCCATAACATGAAAGTTGAAAATAAAATGCTGATATTGGGGGATATGAGGGAATTGGGAAAGAATGGTCCGGAAGAACATCAGAAAATTGCAGACTTCCTGACAGAATGTGGTTTCAAGAATGTAATGCTGGTAGGAGAGCAGTTCGCTGCCGCAAAGCATAACTTTCCGACCTATCCGGATGCCCCGGCGGTCATCGAAGCTTTACAGAAAAGTAAGCCTCATGGAAAAACAATCCTTATCAAAGGATCGAACGGAATTAAACTGAGTACGGTGATTGATTATTTATAG
- a CDS encoding helix-hairpin-helix domain-containing protein, protein MQNLFKDFFYFTRGEKRGILMLIATICIVFLAGYLISAWQRRNQISPNDRAIQATAQQEYEEFIASLEEKEQSDEKQYTSYKQKKEESIPIILASFNPNTADSITFRHLGLPAWMTKNILHYRAKGGKFRKTEDFKKIYGMTEDQYSVLSPYIHIPPEDTVRHTPQLYITETVPVENIKYKTGTILDLNRADTTELKKIPGIGSGIARLIVGYRQRLGGFYQIEQLKDINLDTRQLQAWFSIDPTNVHRINLNRTGVDRLRSHPYINFYQAKAIVEYRKKKGSLTSLKPFSLYEEFTKADLDRISHYICFE, encoded by the coding sequence ATGCAGAATCTATTTAAAGATTTCTTTTACTTTACCCGGGGAGAAAAGCGGGGTATCCTGATGCTCATAGCGACTATCTGTATCGTCTTTCTCGCCGGGTATCTTATATCCGCCTGGCAACGAAGAAATCAAATCTCCCCGAATGACAGGGCTATACAAGCTACCGCCCAACAGGAATATGAAGAATTCATAGCCTCACTGGAAGAAAAAGAGCAATCCGATGAAAAACAATATACGAGTTATAAGCAAAAGAAAGAAGAAAGCATTCCCATCATCCTGGCTTCTTTCAATCCCAATACAGCTGACTCCATAACATTCCGACACTTAGGACTACCAGCATGGATGACAAAGAATATCCTGCACTATCGGGCAAAGGGTGGCAAATTCCGTAAAACGGAAGATTTTAAAAAGATATATGGAATGACAGAAGATCAATACTCTGTTCTGTCACCTTACATACATATCCCACCGGAAGACACAGTACGTCATACACCACAACTGTATATTACAGAAACTGTACCAGTGGAAAATATAAAATATAAAACCGGCACTATTCTTGATCTTAATCGCGCTGACACAACCGAATTAAAAAAGATTCCGGGTATCGGAAGCGGTATTGCCCGCCTGATTGTGGGTTATCGGCAACGCCTTGGCGGATTCTACCAAATAGAACAATTAAAGGATATCAATCTGGATACTCGGCAACTGCAAGCATGGTTCAGTATCGACCCGACGAATGTTCACCGCATTAACCTGAACCGCACCGGTGTAGACAGATTGCGCTCCCACCCTTACATCAACTTCTATCAGGCTAAAGCTATTGTAGAATATCGTAAGAAAAAAGGCTCGCTAACAAGCCTTAAACCTTTCTCCCTTTACGAGGAATTTACAAAAGCTGATTTGGACAGAATCAGCCACTATATCTGCTTTGAATAA